AATCACAACAGATGAAGATGCGAGCATGAAGGCTGCTATTGCTCAGATTCTACCAGATACAACTCATAGATTTTGCATGTGGCATATCATGGAAAAGGTACCTGAGAAGGTCGGGCCCTCTATAAGAAAAGATGAACAATTTTGGGAAAGACTAAACAAGTGTGTTTGGGGGACCGAGAATTCAGATGATTTTGTGTCACAATGGAATTCTATCGTAACAGATTATGAGCTCATGGGAAATGATTGGTTTTCCACTAGGTTTGTCATTCGCGTATCATGGATTCCGACATACTTTTTGGACATACCTCTAGCAGGAATGCTTAGGACTACATCACGATCGGAGAGTGcaaattctttttttaaccGTTTCATTCATAGAAAGTTGACCTTTGTTGAGTTCTGGCTAAGGTTTGACACAGCTTTGGAGTGCCAGCGCCAAGAGGAGTTGAAAGCCGACAATGCAAGTCTTCACAACACTCCTAAATTGATGATACCATGGGCCATGGAGAAGCAATGTAGTGGGATATATACACATGAAGTTTTCGGTAAATTTCAGAGTCAACTAATAGTTGCAAGAGACCATTGCATTATTCAAGGGTTTTCCGAGTCTGAAGATAAGAAAATTGTCACCATCGGCAGCCAATCTGGAAAAGAGCGAGTGGTTGAGATGAACAAGTCAAACATGTTTGGTAGGTGCTCCTGTAAATATTATGAGTCCTATGGCATCCCGTGCCGTCATATCATACAAGTGCTTAGAACCGAGAAGCAAAATGAGATACCATTGGTTTATATTATGAAGAGATGGGAGAAAAGATGTAAAAGGTATGTACTTTTAGAGTTTCTTTATGCCTGTTTTG
This is a stretch of genomic DNA from Brachypodium distachyon strain Bd21 chromosome 1, Brachypodium_distachyon_v3.0, whole genome shotgun sequence. It encodes these proteins:
- the LOC112272007 gene encoding protein FAR1-RELATED SEQUENCE 5-like — encoded protein: MKRSSHMYGCLRPFLRPWVGSTSITTDEDASMKAAIAQILPDTTHRFCMWHIMEKVPEKVGPSIRKDEQFWERLNKCVWGTENSDDFVSQWNSIVTDYELMGNDWFSTRFVIRVSWIPTYFLDIPLAGMLRTTSRSESANSFFNRFIHRKLTFVEFWLRFDTALECQRQEELKADNASLHNTPKLMIPWAMEKQCSGIYTHEVFGKFQSQLIVARDHCIIQGFSESEDKKIVTIGSQSGKERVVEMNKSNMFGRCSCKYYESYGIPCRHIIQVLRTEKQNEIPLVYIMKRWEKRCKRELLFDDEGNLLDEKPKDPMEVAMRKKISDSRNMFEDLIQMAKNSEQGMDFLYSSLSNLVEPLKKITPAATDNKHDEYESFLGSIIPNEVNIHPPTDVKSKGRCKRIKKSKEIKAPSKRKCGKCKQVGTHDARNCPNNIVG